AGCAGGCCTCGATGCCGAAGGTGATGCCGCCCCCGGCCAGGGCGGCATTGATCATCAGCGACAGGTCGTTGGTGGTGACCTGGGGATCGACCTGGACGTCGAACGGCCGGCCGTCCTCGACGAATTCCCAGCGGTGCGGGGCCACGTCCGGACGCCGGCGCCAGCCGATGCAGCGGTGCCGCACCAGCTCGCGCGGGTGCGCCGGGGTGCCGTGCGCGGCGATATAGGCCGGCGCCGCCACCGCCAGCTCGCGCTGCGGGCCGCCCAGCGGCACGGCGACCATGTCCTGCTCGATGACCTCGCCCAGGCGCACGCCGGCGTCGAAGCCGGCGGCGACGATGTCGAACTCCTCGTCGGTGACGGTCACGTCCAGGGTGATGCCCGGATGCGCCTGCGCGAACGAGGCCACCAGCTGGCCGCCCAGGAAGGGCTCGGCGATCGAGGTCACGGCCAGCTTCAGCACCCCGCGCGGGGAGGCGTCGCCACCGGCCTCGTCCAGCGCGGCGGACAGGGTCGACAGCGGACCGGCCACCTGGCGGTGCAGGCGCTGCCCCGCCTCGGTCAGGCGCACGCTGCGGGTGGAGCGCTGGACCAGGGCCACCCCCAGTCCGTCCTCGAGCTTGCGCACCGCCTGGCTCACCGCCGAGCGGGTGACGCCGAGACGGTCGGCCGCAGCGCGGAAGTTGTGGGATTCGGCCACGGCCTGGAACAGTCGCAGCAGGTTGAGGTCCGGCTCCATCGGCGGCTCCGCGCGGATTGGTTAGCCAGTCTAACCAGCTGGTCCAGCGCGAGGGGAATTCTCTTGACAGGGAAGCAGGCCTAGTTTGGCCCTACCCCCGACGGAGAACCCCGATGACCCGCGCACCCTCCCCCACCGGCCGCCCGTCGCTGCTGGCCACCGCTGCCGTGGCCGGGCTGCTCGCCCATGGCGCCGCCCATGCCGCCGGACGCCCCCTGCCCGGTCCCATCCCGGCCACCCGGGCCAGCGCGACGGCCCCCGCGGAAGCCGCCACTCCGGATCCCGCGTCGTCCCGCAAGGCCCAGGACCGGAACGCCGCGCCTGCACCCCACCCCTACGTGGGCATGTGGGTGACCGACGACGGCTACATCCGCCACGAGCTGCGTGCCGACGGCCGCTACGACGAGGCCCGCGGCCACCTCCGCAGTGCCTACCAGGGCCGCTACACGATCAGCGGCAACCACGTGGACTACCTGGACGACAGCGGCTTCACCGCCGATGGCGAGTTCATCAACGGCGTCCTGCACCACGGCGGCATGGTCCTGCGCCGGGTGCGGGCCACCCCGGCGTCCACGGCCGACTGATCCCCTTCCCCCAACTCCCGAGCTCCCATGAACGAAAACATCTACGGCAAGGTCGTGCTCGTCACCGGCGCCAGCAGCGGCATCGGCCAGGCCACCGCCAGCATGCTCGCAGCGCGCGGCGCGAAGGTCGTGCTCGGCGCGCGTCGCCTCGATCGCCTGCAGGAACTGGCGGCGTCGATCACCCGCGAGCGCAACGAGGCCATTGCCCACGCGCTGGACGTCACCGACCGCGGCAGCATGCAGGCCTTCGCCGACCACGCACTGCAGCGCTTCGGCCGCATCGACGTGCTGGTCAACAACGCCGGGATCATGCCGCTGTCGCCGATGGCGGCGCTGAAGGTCGACGAATGGGACGCCATGCTCGACGTCAACATCCGCGGCGTGCTGCACGGCATCGCCGCGGTGCTGCCGGCCATGCAGGTCCAGGGCAGCGGACATGTCATCAATGTGTCCTCCATCGGCGGGCTGTATGCGATGCCCACGGCGGCTGTGTACTGCGCCACCAAGTTCGCGGTACGCGCGATCTCCGACGGCCTGCGCCAGGAGAACGACCGCATCCGCGTCACCTGCGTGTATCCGGGCGTGGTCGAGTCCGAGCTGGCTTCGACCATCACCGATGCCGATACCGCCGCCGCGATCGCCGCGTTCCGCAAGGTCGCGCTCAAGCCGGAAGCCATCGCCGCGGCCATCGTCCACGCCATCGGCCAGCCGGAGGAGGTGGATACCAGCGACATCGTGGTGCGCCCGGTGGCGCATCCGGCCTGATCCGCCAGGAGAACCGCCATGCACATCCGCACCCTTCCGTGGCGCCTGCTGGCCTGCTGCCTGCTCGCCCTGCCCCTGCCCCTGCCCCTGCCCCTGCCCCTGCCCGCCGCGTACGCAGCGGAGCCCGCCACGGCCAGCGGCAACGCCGCCCTGGTACGCCAGGCCTTCGAGGCCTGGCGCGACGGCCGCGGCAGCGTGTGCGACCTGCTGCACGAGGAGGTCGAGTGGACCGTCGCCGGCGACAGCCCCGTATCCGGCGTCTACTGGTCCCGCGCCCAGTTCCTGGGCCAGGCGGTGGCGCCGATCACCGCGCGCCTGGCGACGCCGATCGTGCCCACCGTCGAGCACGTGGTGGCCCAGGACGACGCGGTGGTGGTGGTCTGGTCCGGCCAGGCCACGGCGAAGGACGGCCATGCCTACCGCAACCGCTATGCCTGGCACCTGCAGCTGCGCGAGGGCCGCATCGTGCGCGCGGTCGCCTTCCTCGACACCTGGGCGCTGGCACAGCTGATGCGCTGAGCCGCGTTCAGGGCCCGCGGCGGAAGCGTGGCAGGAACAGGGTGGCGAGCTTGAACAGCTCCGCGGCGAGCAGCACCGCGATGGCGATGGCGACCGCGGCGCCCCCCGGCAGCTTCGTAGCCCAGCCGCCCGGCCACAGCAGGATGGCGCCGGTCGGTACGGCAAGCAGCAGGCGCGGCAAGGCCTGGACCGCGGCCAGCCACGCGCCCGCGGGTCGGCGTTGGAGCAGCAGGACGCCGGAGACCGGTAGCGAGACGTAGACGAGCAGGCTGGCCGCGGCCAGCCACATCGGCACGGCGTTGCCATGGACGGCCGCGGTGTCGCGGGCGGCGGCGAGGTCGCCCAGCAGCGGCGTCATCCCGCGGCCGATGCTGTCGACCACGTAGTGCGCGAAGTAGGCCAGGTCCAGCAGGCCCCACGCGACCATCCACCTGCCCGCATTGACCCCGCGCGGGCCCTGCATCGCTGCCGTGCCTGTCATTGGATTCCCCTTCCCATCCTGGCGCCGCGATGCACGCACGGCATGCAACCTGCCGCCGCACGATATGCAGCAGCGACATGCCGCGCAATGCAGCCGCGGTGTGCTGGACCGGAGGCGGTGGAAGACCTGCGCCCTTCGCGCTACCAGAGCAGCAGGTAGCGCACGCGCCTGCAGCGGCAGCGCATGCCACCGTCGCGGGTAGGCCGTTCGTAGCGATGGAATCCCAACAGGCAGGACAAGCAGGAAAGCAGGCGAGACATGGCGACGATCCCCTGTCGCGCACCCGGCCCTCTCCCCGCCCGGGCCGGAAACCGGGGGCGTGCTGGCCGCTGCGCGTACGACGAGATTCGCGCCACGCCAGTGGCACGGGAATCGGCGTTGTCTCATTTGTGGCGGTGCAGCAGGTTCCCCCCGACCCGGCTCCGCCTCCCCCTACGAGGCTGCTAGCGCAGCTGGTAGCGGATGCGACGACAGTGGCAGCGCATGCCGCCATCCGGCGTCGGCCTCGAATAACGGTGGATCCCCAACAGACACAACAGCCTTTGCAGACGTGACACGAACACCTCCCCCCAAGGGCGCGCCAGCGTGTCCAGACGGACAGGTATGGTTGACGCACGTCACGAATATCCCATTGCCGCCGGGGCACGGCAACGGGTCATCCGACGAACGGACGAGGTAACCGGGAGACTACGGGTCGAGCGCTTCGCGCCCGGCATAGTCGCCGCGGACGTGGCGGTTGATGTAGGTGTTGAGCCCGTCCCCGGCCGCGGCCAGGCGCTGCATTTCCAGCACGTGCCCGGTGCCGGGATGGCGGGCGTCGTAGCGGTAGGTGCCGCCGTGGCGGAAGCGCACCGCGATCCAGCCGGGTCCGCACTCGTAGGCCTCGATGCCCGAATCGCCGTCGCTGCCCTGGTAAGGCTTCATCGCCGCCGTCTCCGATGCCGCCCGTCTGGTGCGTCCATGTCAGCACGGCATGCGTGCAGGCCGGATCAGCAGCGGCTGCTAGCGGCTCCGGCCGGCCCCCAGCCGCCAGGCCAGGCCGGACACGCGGCTGACATGGCGCGACAGCGCGGTGCCCAGGATCGACGGATCGGCGCACAGGTGCAGGGAATCGCGGGCGCGCGTCAGGCCGGTGTAGACCAGTTCGCGCGAGAGCACGCGGCTGTCCCTGGCGGGCAGCACCAGCCACACCTCGTTGAACTCCGAGCCCTGGGCCTTGTGCACGGTCATGGCGAAGGCGCTGGAGTGCGCGGGCAGGGCGGCCGGATGGAACGCGCGCGGCGCGTCCGGCATCTCGCCCGGGAACCAGGCCATCAGCTGGCCCTGCGCGTCGCGCAGGCAGATGCCGATGTCGCCGTTGAACAGGCGATGGCGGTAGTGGTTCTCGGTGACCAGCAGCAGGCGGCCGTGGAAGAAGCCATCGCTGCGCGTGCGCGGCTGGTGCTGGGCGAGGCGGTCGGCCAGCAGGGCCTCGATCCGCCGGTTGAGTCCGGCCGCGCCCTGCGGGCCCTCGCGCACCGCGGTGAGGATGCGCAGGCGACCGGCCAGGGCCAGGGCCTCGGCGGGCGAGGGCGCATCGGCCAGCGCGGTCCAGTGGGCGAGGAAATGCTCGCGTCGCGCCGGATCCTGCAGCAGGTCGGGGACGGCGTCGTGGTAGTGCACGCCATCGAGCCTGCCCTCGCGCAGCAGTTCCAGCGCACGGGCCTGGTCGCCGACACGCACGGCGGCCGCCAGCGGTGCCAGGTCCAGCGCCGCGGACTGGCGCCAGCCGCGCACCAGGTGCACGTGGCGGGCAGGGAAGGGCGTGGCGGTATCCGCCTCGATCGCCGATGCCTCGACCTCGCCCAGCAGCGGCTGCAGGGTGCGCGCATCGGATGCGGCCAGGTGCATGCCGTCGCCGGCGGCGGCGAGGATGCCGCTGAGCACGTCGCCGGCCTCGACCGAGGGCAGCTGGTCCGGATCGCCGAGCAGGACCAGGCGCGCGCCATCGGGCACGGCCTCGACCAGCTTGGCCATCAGCGGCAGGTCGATCATCGAGGCCTCGTCGACCACCACGATGTCCACGGCCAGCGGATTGCCCGCGTGGTGGCGGAAGCGCGGCGAGTCCGGGATGGTGCCGAGCAGGCGGTGCAGGGTGCGGCCGGTGGTGGCCAGCGGTGCCAGCAACCCGTCCTCGATGCCTTCGGCGGACAGCTGCTGCGCGGCGCGGCGCAGGCTCTCGGCCATGCGCTCGGCGGCGCGGCCGGTGGGCGCGGCCAGGGCGATACGCGGCGCCGGTTGTCCGGCGGCCGCGGCGCGTG
This genomic interval from Pseudoxanthomonas suwonensis 11-1 contains the following:
- a CDS encoding nuclear transport factor 2 family protein, which produces MHIRTLPWRLLACCLLALPLPLPLPLPLPAAYAAEPATASGNAALVRQAFEAWRDGRGSVCDLLHEEVEWTVAGDSPVSGVYWSRAQFLGQAVAPITARLATPIVPTVEHVVAQDDAVVVVWSGQATAKDGHAYRNRYAWHLQLREGRIVRAVAFLDTWALAQLMR
- a CDS encoding Atu4866 domain-containing protein, whose protein sequence is MTRAPSPTGRPSLLATAAVAGLLAHGAAHAAGRPLPGPIPATRASATAPAEAATPDPASSRKAQDRNAAPAPHPYVGMWVTDDGYIRHELRADGRYDEARGHLRSAYQGRYTISGNHVDYLDDSGFTADGEFINGVLHHGGMVLRRVRATPASTAD
- a CDS encoding LysR family transcriptional regulator; translation: MEPDLNLLRLFQAVAESHNFRAAADRLGVTRSAVSQAVRKLEDGLGVALVQRSTRSVRLTEAGQRLHRQVAGPLSTLSAALDEAGGDASPRGVLKLAVTSIAEPFLGGQLVASFAQAHPGITLDVTVTDEEFDIVAAGFDAGVRLGEVIEQDMVAVPLGGPQRELAVAAPAYIAAHGTPAHPRELVRHRCIGWRRRPDVAPHRWEFVEDGRPFDVQVDPQVTTNDLSLMINAALAGGGITFGIEACFRPWLERGELVPLLQDYLPSFPGFFLYYPDRRHAPPKLRALVDHVRALRDGAALA
- the recD gene encoding exodeoxyribonuclease V subunit alpha; this encodes MSLLEDLRREGALRTLDHALALSLRRLDPSTPDAVAVAAALASLAVSAGHAGFRIDQPRALVDLALEWPAPAQWQAGLEASRWVARPADPADEAQGSAPLVLEDGLLYLRRYREYERRLAAGLRRLGRGAVEPDGIDALAPLFARLFPQAAGGGDHQARAAAVALLHRLLLVTGGPGTGKTTTIARLLVLLGARAAAAGQPAPRIALAAPTGRAAERMAESLRRAAQQLSAEGIEDGLLAPLATTGRTLHRLLGTIPDSPRFRHHAGNPLAVDIVVVDEASMIDLPLMAKLVEAVPDGARLVLLGDPDQLPSVEAGDVLSGILAAAGDGMHLAASDARTLQPLLGEVEASAIEADTATPFPARHVHLVRGWRQSAALDLAPLAAAVRVGDQARALELLREGRLDGVHYHDAVPDLLQDPARREHFLAHWTALADAPSPAEALALAGRLRILTAVREGPQGAAGLNRRIEALLADRLAQHQPRTRSDGFFHGRLLLVTENHYRHRLFNGDIGICLRDAQGQLMAWFPGEMPDAPRAFHPAALPAHSSAFAMTVHKAQGSEFNEVWLVLPARDSRVLSRELVYTGLTRARDSLHLCADPSILGTALSRHVSRVSGLAWRLGAGRSR
- a CDS encoding SDR family oxidoreductase yields the protein MNENIYGKVVLVTGASSGIGQATASMLAARGAKVVLGARRLDRLQELAASITRERNEAIAHALDVTDRGSMQAFADHALQRFGRIDVLVNNAGIMPLSPMAALKVDEWDAMLDVNIRGVLHGIAAVLPAMQVQGSGHVINVSSIGGLYAMPTAAVYCATKFAVRAISDGLRQENDRIRVTCVYPGVVESELASTITDADTAAAIAAFRKVALKPEAIAAAIVHAIGQPEEVDTSDIVVRPVAHPA